The Verrucomicrobiota bacterium genome has a window encoding:
- a CDS encoding transporter substrate-binding domain-containing protein: MDSWKSLAPYRVAFRKGTKVVENNIKGVVANQFPTDSIEEAFQLLANDLVDVVISDNIDGTYLIASDEYRDSGIRLVEKPIDDALLFSYLHKKHAALVPLFAKAIKDAKTNGTYERIVGEPPVRD, translated from the coding sequence TTGGATAGCTGGAAATCACTTGCGCCCTATCGAGTAGCGTTTCGCAAAGGAACCAAGGTCGTGGAGAATAATATTAAGGGTGTCGTTGCGAATCAGTTTCCAACAGATTCTATTGAGGAGGCCTTCCAATTGCTCGCCAATGATCTAGTGGATGTCGTCATTTCCGATAATATCGACGGAACCTATCTCATCGCCAGCGATGAGTATAGGGATAGTGGCATCAGACTTGTCGAAAAGCCCATCGATGATGCCCTGCTCTTTTCTTATCTTCACAAAAAGCATGCAGCGCTTGTTCCTTTGTTTGCCAAAGCCATTAAGGACGCGAAAACAAACGGGACATACGAACGAATCGTTGGGGAACCCCCCGTGCGTGATTAA
- a CDS encoding ATP-binding protein — MLSIKARLVLLTMLSIAAIFGICGFSIYHFARKNLVERFDQRLRVQAYSIMTSTYQRREQKVEVLFSDRFLREFSGNQRRAFYQIWKNEDEIVKRSESLGENDLPKQYGKEREPKYWDLALPNGLSGRAIGIRYEPRVRGAREIQYNEGFKVILVVATDVNEIETTLAGLRNLLTLGGIATLVLSPVFVLIALGSGLSPLKELVGRMGKVDADSLETHFDEGTLPIELRPIAGQLNDLFNRLKKSFERERQFSADVSHELRTPIAALLNIAEVGIKWKDGDSKQDYEAMRAISLEMQQTVSQLLELSRADSGHIDLHMETVAIEEVVSSIWSRHKAEAGRRQLTTKLSGLKDVIWVVDRTLFEHMVDNLINNAVSYAPVGGEIQIEVLEDGKRLVFRNVSIELEQLDMEKLFDRFWRKDSARSMDEHRGLGLAVVAAFAEKMQLQLEPRLIDEGVFEMAVIYSTKGD, encoded by the coding sequence ATGTTATCGATCAAAGCGAGATTGGTCCTGTTGACCATGCTAAGTATTGCTGCCATTTTTGGCATCTGTGGCTTTTCGATTTACCACTTTGCCCGTAAAAATCTGGTTGAGCGTTTTGATCAGCGGCTTCGGGTCCAGGCCTACTCTATAATGACTTCCACCTACCAAAGACGCGAACAAAAGGTCGAAGTGCTTTTTAGCGACCGTTTTCTCAGGGAATTCAGCGGCAACCAAAGGCGTGCATTTTACCAGATCTGGAAGAATGAAGACGAGATAGTAAAGCGGTCCGAATCGCTCGGAGAAAATGACCTGCCTAAGCAATATGGCAAAGAGCGTGAGCCAAAGTACTGGGATTTGGCTCTGCCGAACGGGTTAAGCGGACGAGCCATTGGAATCCGCTACGAACCCCGAGTTCGCGGTGCGCGCGAAATCCAATACAATGAAGGGTTTAAGGTGATATTGGTTGTTGCAACGGATGTGAACGAAATTGAAACGACTTTGGCTGGTCTACGGAATCTTCTAACCCTCGGTGGAATCGCAACGCTTGTGCTTTCACCCGTCTTCGTATTAATTGCGCTAGGTAGTGGGTTGAGTCCCCTAAAAGAATTGGTTGGTCGAATGGGAAAGGTGGATGCGGATTCTTTGGAAACCCATTTCGATGAAGGAACGCTGCCGATCGAATTGAGGCCAATCGCCGGGCAGTTGAATGATCTCTTTAATCGGCTTAAAAAATCCTTTGAGCGCGAGCGACAATTCAGTGCGGATGTGTCACACGAACTTCGAACACCTATCGCGGCCCTTTTGAATATAGCGGAGGTCGGGATAAAGTGGAAAGACGGGGATTCGAAACAAGACTACGAAGCCATGCGCGCTATATCGTTGGAAATGCAACAAACCGTTAGTCAGTTGCTCGAACTTAGCCGCGCAGATAGCGGCCACATCGATCTCCATATGGAGACCGTTGCGATCGAGGAAGTTGTATCCAGCATTTGGAGTCGTCATAAGGCTGAGGCCGGCAGGCGGCAACTAACAACCAAATTATCCGGATTAAAAGATGTCATTTGGGTTGTGGATAGAACGCTGTTTGAACACATGGTCGATAACCTCATCAATAACGCTGTTTCTTATGCCCCTGTCGGTGGGGAGATTCAGATAGAAGTTCTGGAAGATGGGAAACGACTTGTATTTCGCAACGTCAGTATTGAGCTGGAACAGTTGGATATGGAAAAGCTATTTGACCGTTTTTGGCGTAAAGACAGTGCCCGGTCGATGGATGAACATCGCGGACTTGGTCTGGCGGTTGTTGCGGCCTTTGCCGAAAAAATGCAATTGCAGCTCGAGCCTCGATTAATCGATGAGGGTGTTTTTGAAATGGCGGTTATATATTCCACAAAGGGGGATTAG
- a CDS encoding response regulator transcription factor translates to MKLLLVEDMIYLRESIATGLRRGGYAVDTAIDGEEGLYMAKTGEYDVLILDIMLPKLNGLELLAQYRAKGGASLALMLTAKDTLKDKVLGLKTGADDYLVKPFAMEELEARVEALCRRCYGIRQTVIESSNLKIDLATKEARIQGKPVSFKPREYRILEYLAMRRGEVVSRTEIEAKIYGDSDEVRSNTIESAISSIRRKLSEAGGHCPIETRVGLGYIFVD, encoded by the coding sequence ATGAAATTGCTCCTGGTTGAGGACATGATTTACTTGCGCGAATCCATTGCTACGGGTCTGCGTCGGGGTGGTTATGCCGTTGATACCGCAATCGATGGTGAAGAAGGGCTGTATATGGCTAAAACCGGGGAATACGATGTCCTCATTCTTGATATCATGTTGCCGAAATTGAATGGCCTTGAGTTGCTGGCGCAATACCGGGCCAAAGGTGGAGCTTCTTTGGCCTTGATGCTGACCGCGAAAGATACGTTGAAGGATAAAGTGCTTGGGCTTAAAACCGGAGCGGATGATTACCTGGTTAAGCCTTTTGCGATGGAAGAATTGGAGGCACGGGTAGAAGCTTTGTGTCGGCGATGCTATGGAATTCGCCAAACGGTAATCGAGTCATCAAATTTGAAAATCGACCTCGCTACGAAGGAAGCCCGAATTCAAGGTAAGCCAGTGTCTTTCAAGCCAAGAGAGTATCGAATCCTTGAATATTTGGCCATGCGGCGTGGAGAAGTCGTGTCTCGAACTGAAATTGAAGCCAAAATTTACGGCGACTCGGACGAGGTTCGGAGTAATACCATTGAGTCGGCTATTTCATCCATTCGAAGAAAATTATCCGAAGCGGGTGGCCATTGCCCGATCGAAACACGGGTAGGGTTGGGCTACATTTTCGTAGACTAA